The Pirellulales bacterium DNA segment GCTTGCACGACCGGATTCTCAACTTTCTGCGGCGTCACTCCCGTATCGACCAAGAGATAGCTGGCCCAAAAAAACGGAGCATCGCATTTCAAGTTGGGCTTGCTGGCACGATGCACGCGCGGCTCGCGCTGAGGATCGAGCGGTGTCTCGCAAAGTAGTTGCACCGCGCGCTGCCAGGCTTCGCTGGCGGAAATCGAGGGCAGCTCTTGCACAAATTCACGGATTAAATCAATCGTGCTTTGGCCGCCGATCCGCCAGCGGCTAATCAAGACGGTTCGTGCGCCAGTCGCCATGAGGCCAGTGCTTGCCAAAAATAATTCCGATCCAGGAATCGCCGGCCCGCTTTTCAAGCTATTTTCCGCAGCCGAGTGAAATCCGGGCAATATATACTGATCGATTCGCTTCCACGGCAGCGACAGCCACTCCGCTAAGCCACCCACTTTTTTCGTACGATCCAACGGCAGCGGGATCCATTCAAAGGAGTCCTTACTCGGAGGAGTATCCTCGAAGACGATCAATCCATCGAGCGCGGTTCCCAGCAGCGGCGACGGAGTTGTCCAGCCGCCCCGGAGCGCCACCGCTCCGGTCGTTACGCGCTGCATGTCCGCCAGCGCCGTCGATTGCAATTCTTCGGTATCGCCGGGATGCAATTTGCCGACCGCGACGCCATATTCGGCATTGGGTCTACGACCTTGGCGTTCGGGCTGCGACAGGCCGACGGTTGGAGCATAGCGAACGCGCGAATGCACGATCAGCGGCTGATTTTCTTCGCCAGCGGGCAGTAGTTCAAACGGGACGTACCACAGCACATCGTCGGGCACGACTACCAGCTCTTGAAGCTGGTCGTTAAGCTTAATTTTCGTGCCGAAGATTGCTTCGAGCAGATCCTTGGCAGCCCCTTTCCACGAATCGTCTTTGAGTTGTTGCTCCTGTAGTTCCCGCGTACCGTCGAAATTGCCGATCGCCCGCAGCAGCGCGACCACTCGTTGCTTGAGCTGAGTCGGGTTCTCGACTTTCCAATGCTCATACTTGTCGGAGCTGTAGAGCCACGCGTAGGTGGCGCGCGAGGTCGTAAAAAACGCCAGCAGCGCCTGTCCGGCGGGAAGCGACTTCTGCAAATCTTTCATCTTCCGCACCGGCGGAAACATCATATCGGCCGCCTCGCGCCGCAGGGCGATTTCGCGCAGCAAGGCCTCTTGAACGTCGCCGGCTGCTTTCAATTCGGCGAGCAACTTCGACATTTCAAGGTGGGTGGCGTTGTCGGCGTCGGCGCTCAGACCGCGGGCGGTCACTTTGGCGCGAAGCGATTTCACTTTCTCCGCAGCCTCCGCGTATTTCGGATACCGCACGAGCAATTCCTGCCGCTGCAGACGCGCTGAGTTCGGCAATGAGTCGTCGGGCGCCTCCAGCACCCATCGCAAGGCGAGCGTCCGGCCTCCGAAGCGCATCGTACTGAAAAAGCGATGGCGGCGCGCCAAATCGGCCACATCGAGGGCCATTTCAGCGGAGTTTGATTGTCCGATTCCGCCGGTCGCCGTTTCCAGCCAATGTTCGAAAGGCAATGGGTGAGGCGTCGTCAGTACGGCCAGCGATTCTCTCGGTTGCACGGCCCAATCGTGCGGCGTCGGATCGCGCAACAATTGCTCGTAC contains these protein-coding regions:
- a CDS encoding CHAT domain-containing protein; its protein translation is MNLFHLARLISMAVLRRQHAAMVVVAILLAATASAPAQLINGPGIPSAGFQPGLELLADGQYREALGIFNTELQLAHRVGQTRFIDSICYYAMIGECNYRLGNLPAALDNFAAALQIYRQYPDWMIRVKFSEFPQVQALSNPVVVPWGRSNRGSHPGNFSQKLNLQVGSLADVNNTVQRGGALVMPRIMAVDVPEVVRCVCLAMKRRRDILGPLVMHDPFTDELMGTTARRLGPPNHWSEVWIDMLQGMAYSVGGQPQRAEPMLQRSLMAMGQFDHPLTGMALAELGQIALRSSDFKTAAGYFEEATYAAAPYRDAIVMEEAFRQLHLAYLLAGDATTITRALAMAVPWAKAQQWQELYASLMLLNAETMVVAGQTQQAAGLLSDVQRTIGRRDMFLSEIGGRLNYLSAIVSYQHFAIPAGDEALKAALIWMRNGGSKWLFQIDYADKLCVTNPGGRFRSKTAMDLYEQLLRDPTPHDWAVQPRESLAVLTTPHPLPFEHWLETATGGIGQSNSAEMALDVADLARRHRFFSTMRFGGRTLALRWVLEAPDDSLPNSARLQRQELLVRYPKYAEAAEKVKSLRAKVTARGLSADADNATHLEMSKLLAELKAAGDVQEALLREIALRREAADMMFPPVRKMKDLQKSLPAGQALLAFFTTSRATYAWLYSSDKYEHWKVENPTQLKQRVVALLRAIGNFDGTRELQEQQLKDDSWKGAAKDLLEAIFGTKIKLNDQLQELVVVPDDVLWYVPFELLPAGEENQPLIVHSRVRYAPTVGLSQPERQGRRPNAEYGVAVGKLHPGDTEELQSTALADMQRVTTGAVALRGGWTTPSPLLGTALDGLIVFEDTPPSKDSFEWIPLPLDRTKKVGGLAEWLSLPWKRIDQYILPGFHSAAENSLKSGPAIPGSELFLASTGLMATGARTVLISRWRIGGQSTIDLIREFVQELPSISASEAWQRAVQLLCETPLDPQREPRVHRASKPNLKCDAPFFWASYLLVDTGVTPQKVENPVVQAADNKLPDAGKK